Within Candidatus Abyssobacteria bacterium SURF_5, the genomic segment ATGCCCGCCGTCTTCTGGTTATAATGTGCGGCGCATGTCCCTTCTGACGAGACAATGCATGGACCGATGGGAGTTTCCGGTGTACACGTTGTGCCGAATAAGCCGCATTCTTCGGGAGACTTGACTCCGCGAAGGATTTCGCCACACATACAACCTGGTGCAGGCCGACCTGACTCCACAGCCATGCCTGCTTCCATTACGGCATCAAACCTGGCATACCCTTTAGTAAACCCGAGACCGCTGTCCGGAATCAGGCTGAATCCGCGCCATTCGCTGTCAACTCGCTTGAATACCGTGCGTATGATGACCTGCGCCCGCCGGTTCCCGCCAAAAGTCACCGCTCGCATATACGCTATCTCCACCAGTGCCTTGGCCGCCTGTACCTGGCGAAGCAGCATCAAAACGGCAAGAAGAATATCGACCGGCTCAAAACCGGAAACCACCGCCGGCACATGATGTGTTCGCGCAACCGCCTCGAAGGCAGAGGCGCCTATGATCGCGCTCACGTGTCCCGGGCATATGAAACCGTCAATCCTCAGGTCTGGCGCTTGCGCCAGCACCTCGAGCGCCGGCGGAAGAAGTTTGTTCGCTGCAATCACAAACAGGTTCTCAATGCCGCTCCGTTCGGCCTGCATAAGTGTCCATGCGACCGACGGAGCCGTGGTCTCAAAGCCTGCTGAAAAAAACACAATCCGGCTGCTTCGATTCTCCCGTGCAAGGGCAAATAATTCGGTGGGGGAGTAGATCACCCGAACATCGGCGCCCCCCGCCCGTGCCGCTTCGAGTGAACCCCCGCCGCCCGGAACACGAAGCATATCGCCAAAAGTGACGAGGATGACCCGCGGACGGCCTGCAAGAGTGATTGCAGCGTCAATAAGGCCGGGCGGCGTCACACAGACAGGACAACCGGGACCGGAAACCAATTGGATATTTTTCGGCAGCAGCCTCCGCAACCCGCTTTTCACGATCACAGCCGTATGCGTGCCGCAAACCTCCATCAGGGTTACACGCCGGGGAGCCAGGCGGAGCGCGATTCCTTCGATCTCCCGGACGAGGCGCACCGCCGCCCTCGGGTCATTCAGCATTCTCGTGATCATTCACCATCCGCCGCAAAAGTTCCAACGTCTTTATTGCTTTATCGAGATCAAGTTTATGGATAGCAAAACCGGTATGCACAAGAACGTATTCTCCGACGGCCAAATCGTCAACCAGCGCGACGCAAATCCGCATCCGGATCCCGTCGATATCCACCCTGGCGTAATCACCCTCAACCTCTATTACGCGCGCCGGAACTGCAAGGCACATCACGTCCCCTCTCATTTGCCACAATCGCTTGCCCAAGAGAAATGCATTCATCGTTCGGAGGTAGGTATCGATGAAAATAGACTGAAAAACCGGCTGAGCCAAGTCGTTTCACAACGTGTTCGAGTACGTATCCGTTTTGAAAGACGCCGCCCGTCAGTACCACCGCATTCAGATGTGTTTCTTCTCTGATCTGGCCGCACACATCCGCGGTCATTTCACAGACGGCGTTATGAAAACAGGCTGAAATGATCTCTTTCGGCCGCCCCTCGAAAATGTCGCTTACAATCGCGGCGATGACGGGCGCCGGATCGACAAGGATCGGCCGACAACAATGTATCTGAAAAGCATACGAATCTGTTACCCCCTTCGCCGCAATCGCTTCCAAATACGTCGGGCCTTCGCCTTCATACGTGGAGACCGTACAGAGTCGCAACAATGCGCCAACCGCATCGAACAACCTGCCCATCCCGCACGTCGAGGCGGCGTATTCTTTATTGTTGATGATGCTCAGGAGAAAGGATATTTTATCGCGACCCACTTGCGGGAATAGTTTCGTCGCGGTCTCGACAGCATTTTCCTTAAAAATCTCGTGCAGGTATGAGAAAGCCATTCGATATGGCTCGCGTACGGCCGCTTCACCCCCCGGCATCAGGATATATTTCATGTGGCCGAGCCGGCGATAATTGGAAGCGCGCACTGCAAGAAATTCACTGCCCCATATGCTCCCGTCCTCACCCAGCCCCGCACCGTCGAAAACAACTGCAAGTACCTCCGTGCCAAGCAGGTGATTCTCCGCTATGGAACTGACGGCATGTGCGTGATGATGCTGCACCCGGTGCAGTCGCCCCCTCGCTCGCTCGAGGGCAAGTTGTGACGAGCCAAGTTCAGCATGCAGATCGCAGGCAGCCGCACTGGTCTCAATTCCAAGTTCATGCTGCATCCCTTCAAGCATCTCTGTGCTGCTGTTCCGTGTCTCACAGTAGTCCAGGTCCCCAATGTAGCGGCTCACATGCGCCGCATTCCCTCTCGTCACGCAGACAGTGTTTTTTTTATGTGCGCCATACGCAGAAACAGTCGCAGTTGAGCTCTCCAACATAATAGGGCGGGGAACAAAGCCGCGCGATCGGCGGAGCAGAATCGGGAGAGAACCGGCAAACCGCACGATTGAGTCGTCGCATCTTCTGACAATATCTCGATCATGCAACAGCACCAGATCCGCTATTCCAGCCAACTCGGAAAGCGCTTCCTCATTTCGATAAATAAGGGGCTCGCCGAGCCTGTTCGCGCTGGTCATCACCAGGGCCGGGAAAGCATCGCGCAGCAAAAGATGATGCAACGGAGTATATGCCAGCATGACTCCAAGGCTGTCGAGACCGGGCGCGACCCCGTCGGCGATTACTCCAACAGGCTTCCTCCGGAGAAGAACAATCGGGGACGCCGGGGAAGAGAGAGCGGCCTTTTCGGCGTCAGATACCTCGGCGTACGAAAGAACATCTTCTGTCACAGCCGACATCAGGGCAAATGGTTTCCGCGGTCGCTGTTTCCGCAGCCGGAGCCGCTTAACGGCTTCCTCATCCTGCGCATTTGCCGCCAAATGAAATCCGCCCAGTCCTTTTACCGCAACTATCCGGCCTTCTTTCAGAAACATGATTGCTTCCGCAATCACATCCGCGCTATCGAGAACTCGGCCGCTGATATCAACCATCCTGATATGTGGGCCGCAGGAAGGACAACTGTTGATCTGGGAATGAAAGCGCCTGCTCTCGGTATCCTTATATTCATTCCTGCATGCGCCACACATCTTGAAAACTCTCATCGAGGTCGCCTCGCGATCGAACGGCGCGGATTCGGCAAGCGAATAGCGCGGACCGCAGTGAATGCAGCCGTTGAACGGATACCGATACCGCCTGTCGGCAGGATCAAATACTTCGTTGACGCAATCAGCACACACTGCGCTATCCGGCGCAATACTCAAATCGGGCGCTCCACAATCCTCGCTCCTCAGTATCTGAAAACTTTCCGCGTGACGAGGCTCAGTATCAATGACCGAGGCCGAAACTATGCTCGCATGGAGCGGCGGGCGGGTAGTGACATCACTGACAAAGGCGCGAACATCCCGTTCGCCGCCCTCGGCTTCAATCAAAACGCCGGTCCGAGTATTTGTGACAAACCCACCCACCCTGTGCTCGCGCGCTTTCCGGAAGACAAACGGGCGAAACCCCACCCCCTGAACGACCCCGGTTACCAGGATCTTCTTGCGCACGACGGCATCCGTTTTTGAAACGGTCCGCATAAAGCTGTCACTCTTGCCTAAAAGAACTTTTTTCTTTGAACTAACCCGATCAAAAGCAGGAGAACCCAAGAGCCAACTACGAAACAATCTCTTGCGACCCTGAAACCAATCCCCTGATATGATCAAGGAGTTCAGGAATTGCCGCTTCCACCTGCGGCGACAACTCCCGGCCGGCCGTTGTGATCGCTGGTTCAATCCCCACAAATATGAACTCCGCCCCCACAGATCCGACCGCCTTCAACAACACGGCCCAATTGACCGGCGACAGCCGGTGGGCTGAACGGGATCCGCTGCAAAAAGCACTCAGGTCTTGCTCTCGTATGCAGTGCACAGTTCCGGGAACAGCCCCAAGTTGAATGGCGTCAACGATAATGATCCGGCATTCTTCTAAATATGCCCCCAACACAGAAAGAAAGTCCGAGCCACAGTCCAGAACCGATGCTCCGTCAGGGAGGCCCGACTCCCTCAGCCGATGCACAACGTGCCTCCCCAGCCCGTCATCACTGAGTAAGTCGTTCCCAACACCGACTATGAGTGCCGTTGAATATCCCATAAAATCAGCAAGCCGCGACAAAACAATCCTTGCGAAAATAATGTCATCTTTCCATACCATTATCAATGCAAGACGCGCGAGAGCCTTTCTCTTGACAGGTATACCCTCTCCGCGTTATACTATACTTACCGGTAGGTAAATAATCGGCGGAGGACCAATTGGCAGGCAGAATCAAAAATAAACCGGCCGCTCCACCAGGCGGCTCAAAAAAGGACTTGATTGAAAGGAAAGCCCTCACCTTCTTCTCAGAGAAAGGCTACGACGCGACCTCGATGCGGGAAATCGCGGAGGCCGCCGGCGTTACTAAACCGGTTATCTATTATTATTTCAAAAATAAAGAACAGTTGTGCCATCATTTGATCAGTTCGGGGTTGGAAGAGTTTCGTCAGAGCATACAGCGCGTGTGCTTGGAACCCTCGGATGATGTGCTTGAACAGGTTGTGCGAATGGTGCAGGTCCATTTTGACTTCTGCAAGTCGCACCTCGAATTCATGCGGTTCATCTATGCAATCAATTTCGGACCCGATAGAAAGAAGATCACGTACAATTTTTACGATTACAGCATGAGCATTTTCGATATGCAGGTTTCCCTGATGCGGCGAATGTCCCAGGCGCGCCTGCTGAAAAATGGAAAAGAAGAAGCGGCGGTCTATTACCTTCGAGGGATCATCAGTACCTTCGCCATGATGTATCTTGATGGAAGACATCCGCTGAATTCGAACTTGGCAAAAAATATTGTGGTGGATCTGGTCGGCGGTCTTGGAGCATCCGGATCCCGGATTCGGTGAAGCGGGTGGGAGAATGCAGATGTTCAAGAAACAATTGATTCCAGGAATAGTCATAATATTTCTGATCGCGCTGGTCGCGGCATTGTTCCTCCTCCCGGGAGCGACGCGTTCCATCGAGCAGCCGCCGGAGGAGCGCGTTGCCGACGTGAGGGTCATGGAGCTGAACCCCGATGACCTCCTCGACGTGATCGATCTGCCGGCTACTGTCGAGCCGTTCGTCTCTACCGAGGTGCCAGCCGAAGTGAGCGGTCGGATTGACTGGATCGGCCCGGCGGAAGGGTCAATTATCTCGAAGGGCGCTCCAATTATCCGTATTGACCAGAGGACCTATCAGGCCGAACTTAATGAGGCGCGGGCCTCTTATGATTTGGCAATGAACAATCACAAGCGAATGCAGAGGTTGTACGAAGAAGGAATCGTCAGCAAGGACAAAATGGACGAGTTTAAGACTTCGGTCGCCACGAGCGTAGCAAGACTTGACATGGCCAAAGTACAACTCGAAAAGGCAAGCATCAATTCGCCCATCGCCGGTGTCCTCAACGATGTTTACTTCGACGTCGGAGAATACGTGCGGCAGGGAGATAAGGTCGCAGAAATCGTTGTCATCGACCCTGTAAAGGTGCTTGTCAGGATTCCCGAAAAAGATATCCCTTATATCAAGAAGGACGAACGAGTTGACGTTGTCTTCAAAATGAACGGTTTGGAAGACCGGAGAGGCACCATCAATTACCTGAGCGTCGTCGGCAATGCCGCAACGCGTACATATGATGTTGAAATCACCGTCCCCAATCCTTCGCACGAGATTCTACCGTCCATGATCGCGCGTGTTCGCGTCGTTAAACAGCATATCCCGAACGCGATCACTGTGCCGCTGTTCTCTGTGATTCCGCGAGGTGACTATAAAGCGGTGTTCGTCGAGAATGACGGACGAGCCGAGGAGCGCCAGGTCGAACTGGGAATCCTCGCCGGAAACAGCGTCCAGATTCTCAGCGGGCTGCAACCCCATGAAAGGTTGATTGTGGAGGGCCATCGCGAACTTACGGACGGCGAAAAGATTCGCGTAGTGGGGGTGGCGGAAGAAGTCTCATGAACATCACGAATATTGCGATTCAAAAGCGCACGACGATTTTCGTGCTCATCGCGATGATCCTCATTTCCGGACTCTATTTCTACATCACCTTGCCGCGAGAATCCACGCCCGATATCCCCGTGCCCTACATCATTGTCACCACCACCTATACCGGTGTTTCCCCTGCCGATATGGAGAATACCGTCACCGTTCCGATCGAGAAAAAGCTGAAGGGACTGCACGACGTCGAGGAGATCCGGTCGGTCTCGGCGGAAGGCATTTCCACAATCAGTATCGAGTTCTTGCCGGAAGTTGACATAGACGACGCTTTGCAGAAGGTCCGGGATAAAGTCGACCAGGCCCAAGCGGATCTTCCCGAGGATGCGGATGATCCCATCATCACCGAGGTAAGTTTCTCCGACTTCCCCATCATGATCGTGAATGTCTCCGGCGACGTCGGCCTCGTACGTTTGAAAGCGGTCGCAGACGAACTCGAGGAGCGGATTGAAGCCGTTCCGGGCGTCCTTGATGCTTCGGTCATCGGCGGCCTCGAACGCGAAATTCGAATTGAGCCCGATCCCGAACGGCTTGCCGCCTATGAAATCCCGCTCGGTGAACTGCTTGCGCTCATCGGCTCGGAAAATGAGAACGTGGCCGCCGGAAACATCGATTTGCCCGAAGCCAAGTTCCAGGTGCGCGTGCCCGGCGAGTTCCAGGACCCAAAGGAAGCACAGAACCTCATCCTCATGGTGCGCGACGGCAACCCGATCTATCTGACGGACGTCGCGCAGATTCGGGACACCTTCAAGGACAGCGAAAGCTATTCACGAATCAATGGCCGTGAGAGCGTCGCGATCAGCATTCAAAAACGAACCGGCGAAAACGCGTTGCGGATAACGAAGCAGATCAAGCACATCCTGTCGGAGGACCGTAGTCAAGTCCCTCATGGAATCGATTTGACCGTATCCATGGACGAATCCAAATACGTTCTCATGATGGTGAGCGACCTCGAAAACAACATCCTGTCCGGCCTGGTGCTCGTGCTTGCGATCATTTTTATTTCCATGGGCCTGCGAAACGCATTTTTTGTCGCCCTGGCAATCCCTCTCTCGATGCTGATCTCCTTCATCGTCCTGCGAGTCTTCGGCATGACATTGAACAACGTCGTCCTGTTTAGCCTTATCCTCGCGCTCGGTATGCTGGTTGATAATGCCATCGTTATCGTCGAGAACTGTTACCGGCACATGCAGGAAGGAAAGGGGAGACTGGAGGCCGCCCGCGAGGGAACCACCGAGGTGGCGCTGCCCGTAATCGTATCGACGGTAACCACCTTGTGCGCCTTCTTGCCGATGCTGTTCTGGCCCGGCATCATGGGCGAATTCATGAGCTACTTGCCGAAGACCTTGATCATCACGCTCTCGGCCTCCCTGTTCGTCGCGCTGGTCATCAATCCCGTTTTCGCGTCCCGTTTCATGAAAGTGCGCAAGCTGCGCGACGTCAAGCGCCTGAAAAAAGAGGGCGGTTTGCTCACGTATTACAGCCGGTTCTTGAATTTTTCGCTCGATCGGCCGGGAATGCTGCTGATTATCTGCGGACTCGTGCTTCTGGCCACCGTTGTCGGATACCGCAAATTCGGACACGGCATCCAGTTCTTTCCTGATGCCGACCCCGATCGAGCAATGGTGTATATCCGCGGGCCGGAAGGAACCAGCCTGAATAAGAGCGACGAGATTACGCGCGTTATCGAACAAAAGCTCGCGAAGTACGAAGACATCGAGAACTACGTTGCAAATGTCGGCTCGCGTCCCGGCGGATTCTTCGGCGGAGGCTCCTCGGGCTCCCATGTCGCCCGGATCTCTATTGATTTCAAAGAGGCGGAGGATCGACGGGAATCATCTCGATGGGTGCTTCAACAGATTCGTCAGGACATGAAAGGAATAGCCGGCGCCGAAATCCAAGTGGAGGAGGAACGGCACGGCCCACCGCAGGACCCCCCGATCAACATTGAGATTTCGGGCGAGGAATTTGACGTTCTGGCCGGTATCTCCCAGGACGTCAAACGACACATCCAAAACGTACCGGGGCTGGTGGACCTGAAAGACGACTACGAGCAGGCACGTCCCGAGCTGCGCTTCCAGGTGGATCGACAAAGGGCCGCGCTGCTCGATGTGGATACCGTCACAATAGCCAACTATGTGAAGGCGGCGGTCATGGGACGCAAAGTCGGCAATTTCCGCCAGGGTGAGGACGAGTATGATATCACTGTCAGATTGGCGCCACAGGATCGCGATAATCTCCAGAAAGTGCTCCGCCTCAATGTGCCCGGCCCTCGCGGCGAACCGATCCCTCTTTCCTCGCTCGCTCGCGTTGATTATGCCGGCGGCCTCGGCTCCATCACCCGGATCGATCAAAAACGGGTGATTACGCTGGACTCCGAGGTCGAGGGCAGGCTCCCGAATGACGCGCTGGCCGACGTCAAACGCATTCTTTCCAGCTATCAGACGCCGGTCGGCTACGGCATCGCCTTCACGGGGCAGGACACACAGCAGAAGGAGGCAAGCGATTTTCTTATCAAGGCGTTCGTAGTTGCGCTGTTCCTCATTCTGCTCGTGCTCATCACGCAGTTCAATTCGCTCATCCTGCCGTCCATCATCATGGTCTCGGTCATTCTTTCCCTTGCCGGTGTCTTGATCGGTTTGTTGGTCGTGGGAATACCCTTCGGGATTGTGATGACCGGCATCGGCGTGATCAGCCTTGCGGGTGTTGTGGTAAATAACGCCATCGTCCTCATTGACTACGTGCAATTGCTGCGGGCCAGAGGTCTTGCGCGACGGGACGCGCTCGTGCAGGCGGGAATCGTGCGCCTTCGACCCGTGCTGCTCACGGCCGTCACAACTATTCTTGGACTGATCCCCATGGCGACCGGAATCAGCTTCAATTTCCGAGAGTTTCGCCTCGTTCTCGAAAGCGAGAGCAGCCAGTGGTGGGGGCCCATGGCTATCGCGGTCATCTTCGGACTCGCCTTCGCCACCCTCCTTACGCTGGTGGTCGTGCCAACCATGTATGAATTGCTCGACTCGCTTGTTGAAAGGATGCGAACGAAAACAAGTGAACCTGTTGAGCAGGTTGTCGATTCAAACTGAACCTCATAGTCCCCTTTTCTTCGATGTCTCCCGTGTTTTTTCACAATATCTCTTTATGGGTGGCAGACGTTGGGGGCAAAGGGTCATATTTAATTAGGGACTTTTCAGTGAAAGCGAAAAGTATTTGTTAACGGCCGAGATTGGCAACGGTTTGCCATTCGGCACGTAAAACTCTTATAATGGAGGAATGCGTAAATGAACAAAGCAAAGGAAGGGGATAAAGTCCGAGTTCATTACACCGGCAAACTGGACGACGGGACAGTCTTTGATAGCTCCGCCGACCGCGAGCCGCTGGAATTTACGATTGGTGAAGAGCAGGTGATTCCCGGTTTTGAACAGGCGGTAATCGGCATGGAGCCGGGGGAAACTAAAACTGCAGCCGTTTCTCCCGACAGAGCCTACGGTCCGTATCGCGAGGAAATGATCGTTGAAGTCGATCGGAGCCAGTTCCCCGACGACCTTGAGCCGGAGGTGGACCAGCGCTTGCAGATGCGACGAGCCGACGGACATTCCATCGTCGTCCGCGTCGCCGACGTGTCGGCCGAAAGCGTTCTTCTCGACGCGAATCACCCGCTGGCCGGCAAGGACCTCATTTTCGACATTGAGCTCGTGGAAATCGGATAAGGTCAGGGTACCGTCGGTTTGCGGAAGGAGGCTGATCTGCTGACCAGGAAGTATGGTATTGTGTGGCGTTTCGAAAGCCGCAGTTATCAATGCATAGTGAAAAAAAGGAGAAATTGAATGCAGGCACATCGGGGGAAATGGATCCATGTGGTCGCGGTTATAGCGTTGCTCGCGGCAATTTCGATTGTCTCGCTCGCAATAGCAGCCGAGAAGCAGGATCTTGCCAAAGAAAGCTCATCGACAGACGCCGGAGCGGCTAATATCGCCGTGGTAAATGGCGTTGCCATTACACGGGCGGAGTTCGATACCGAAATGGATAGCATTAAACAGCAATTCCTGGCGATGGGACAGCCAATGCCGGAAGAACGTGTCGCTCAGATGGAAAAGGAAGTGCTGGAGAATCTGATATCGACGGAATTGTTGTTTCAGGCGGCCCAACAGGGCAGTGTAAAGGTCGAAACCTCCGAAGTCGACGAGAAATACGCGTCCTTGAAGAAGCGATTTCCCTCGGAGGAGGAATTCTCGAAAGCGTTAGAGAAAATGCATCTGACCGAGGCCGGCCTCAGAGCAAAGCTTGAGAGGGGAATGATTATTGAGGAATTGATCGACCGCGAAATCGTTCAAAAAATCCCCATTTCCGATGAGGAAATAAAAACTTATTACGAGTCCAATCCGGCCCTCTTCACCCAGCCCGAGCGAGTTCAGGCAAGCCATATCCTCCTGAAGGTCGATAAGAACGCCGACGCTTCCCAAAAGGAAATGGCCCGAAAGAAAGGCGAGGAGATTCAGCAGAAATTGAAAAACGGCGAAGATTTCGCCGCTCTGGCAAAGGAGTTCTCCCAGTGCCC encodes:
- the hypD gene encoding hydrogenase formation protein HypD; the encoded protein is MLNDPRAAVRLVREIEGIALRLAPRRVTLMEVCGTHTAVIVKSGLRRLLPKNIQLVSGPGCPVCVTPPGLIDAAITLAGRPRVILVTFGDMLRVPGGGGSLEAARAGGADVRVIYSPTELFALARENRSSRIVFFSAGFETTAPSVAWTLMQAERSGIENLFVIAANKLLPPALEVLAQAPDLRIDGFICPGHVSAIIGASAFEAVARTHHVPAVVSGFEPVDILLAVLMLLRQVQAAKALVEIAYMRAVTFGGNRRAQVIIRTVFKRVDSEWRGFSLIPDSGLGFTKGYARFDAVMEAGMAVESGRPAPGCMCGEILRGVKSPEECGLFGTTCTPETPIGPCIVSSEGTCAAHYNQKTAGIDDF
- a CDS encoding HypC/HybG/HupF family hydrogenase formation chaperone; translation: MCLAVPARVIEVEGDYARVDIDGIRMRICVALVDDLAVGEYVLVHTGFAIHKLDLDKAIKTLELLRRMVNDHENAE
- the hypF gene encoding carbamoyltransferase HypF — protein: MRTVSKTDAVVRKKILVTGVVQGVGFRPFVFRKAREHRVGGFVTNTRTGVLIEAEGGERDVRAFVSDVTTRPPLHASIVSASVIDTEPRHAESFQILRSEDCGAPDLSIAPDSAVCADCVNEVFDPADRRYRYPFNGCIHCGPRYSLAESAPFDREATSMRVFKMCGACRNEYKDTESRRFHSQINSCPSCGPHIRMVDISGRVLDSADVIAEAIMFLKEGRIVAVKGLGGFHLAANAQDEEAVKRLRLRKQRPRKPFALMSAVTEDVLSYAEVSDAEKAALSSPASPIVLLRRKPVGVIADGVAPGLDSLGVMLAYTPLHHLLLRDAFPALVMTSANRLGEPLIYRNEEALSELAGIADLVLLHDRDIVRRCDDSIVRFAGSLPILLRRSRGFVPRPIMLESSTATVSAYGAHKKNTVCVTRGNAAHVSRYIGDLDYCETRNSSTEMLEGMQHELGIETSAAACDLHAELGSSQLALERARGRLHRVQHHHAHAVSSIAENHLLGTEVLAVVFDGAGLGEDGSIWGSEFLAVRASNYRRLGHMKYILMPGGEAAVREPYRMAFSYLHEIFKENAVETATKLFPQVGRDKISFLLSIINNKEYAASTCGMGRLFDAVGALLRLCTVSTYEGEGPTYLEAIAAKGVTDSYAFQIHCCRPILVDPAPVIAAIVSDIFEGRPKEIISACFHNAVCEMTADVCGQIREETHLNAVVLTGGVFQNGYVLEHVVKRLGSAGFSVYFHRYLPPNDECISLGQAIVANERGRDVPCSSGARNRG
- a CDS encoding peptidylprolyl isomerase, giving the protein MQAHRGKWIHVVAVIALLAAISIVSLAIAAEKQDLAKESSSTDAGAANIAVVNGVAITRAEFDTEMDSIKQQFLAMGQPMPEERVAQMEKEVLENLISTELLFQAAQQGSVKVETSEVDEKYASLKKRFPSEEEFSKALEKMHLTEAGLRAKLERGMIIEELIDREIVQKIPISDEEIKTYYESNPALFTQPERVQASHILLKVDKNADASQKEMARKKGEEIQQKLKNGEDFAALAKEFSQCPSSAKGGDLGLFRRGQMVKPFEDAAFSMNPGDISDIVETQFGYHIIKVTDKKPEAVMPFEDVKDRLTQFLKQEKVQTEVSQYIEKLRAEAKIQDNLNPPAAAVQPAAVEEEKK
- a CDS encoding TetR/AcrR family transcriptional regulator — encoded protein: MREIAEAAGVTKPVIYYYFKNKEQLCHHLISSGLEEFRQSIQRVCLEPSDDVLEQVVRMVQVHFDFCKSHLEFMRFIYAINFGPDRKKITYNFYDYSMSIFDMQVSLMRRMSQARLLKNGKEEAAVYYLRGIISTFAMMYLDGRHPLNSNLAKNIVVDLVGGLGASGSRIR
- a CDS encoding hydrogenase maturation protease, coding for MVWKDDIIFARIVLSRLADFMGYSTALIVGVGNDLLSDDGLGRHVVHRLRESGLPDGASVLDCGSDFLSVLGAYLEECRIIIVDAIQLGAVPGTVHCIREQDLSAFCSGSRSAHRLSPVNWAVLLKAVGSVGAEFIFVGIEPAITTAGRELSPQVEAAIPELLDHIRGLVSGSQEIVS
- a CDS encoding efflux RND transporter permease subunit, with translation MNITNIAIQKRTTIFVLIAMILISGLYFYITLPRESTPDIPVPYIIVTTTYTGVSPADMENTVTVPIEKKLKGLHDVEEIRSVSAEGISTISIEFLPEVDIDDALQKVRDKVDQAQADLPEDADDPIITEVSFSDFPIMIVNVSGDVGLVRLKAVADELEERIEAVPGVLDASVIGGLEREIRIEPDPERLAAYEIPLGELLALIGSENENVAAGNIDLPEAKFQVRVPGEFQDPKEAQNLILMVRDGNPIYLTDVAQIRDTFKDSESYSRINGRESVAISIQKRTGENALRITKQIKHILSEDRSQVPHGIDLTVSMDESKYVLMMVSDLENNILSGLVLVLAIIFISMGLRNAFFVALAIPLSMLISFIVLRVFGMTLNNVVLFSLILALGMLVDNAIVIVENCYRHMQEGKGRLEAAREGTTEVALPVIVSTVTTLCAFLPMLFWPGIMGEFMSYLPKTLIITLSASLFVALVINPVFASRFMKVRKLRDVKRLKKEGGLLTYYSRFLNFSLDRPGMLLIICGLVLLATVVGYRKFGHGIQFFPDADPDRAMVYIRGPEGTSLNKSDEITRVIEQKLAKYEDIENYVANVGSRPGGFFGGGSSGSHVARISIDFKEAEDRRESSRWVLQQIRQDMKGIAGAEIQVEEERHGPPQDPPINIEISGEEFDVLAGISQDVKRHIQNVPGLVDLKDDYEQARPELRFQVDRQRAALLDVDTVTIANYVKAAVMGRKVGNFRQGEDEYDITVRLAPQDRDNLQKVLRLNVPGPRGEPIPLSSLARVDYAGGLGSITRIDQKRVITLDSEVEGRLPNDALADVKRILSSYQTPVGYGIAFTGQDTQQKEASDFLIKAFVVALFLILLVLITQFNSLILPSIIMVSVILSLAGVLIGLLVVGIPFGIVMTGIGVISLAGVVVNNAIVLIDYVQLLRARGLARRDALVQAGIVRLRPVLLTAVTTILGLIPMATGISFNFREFRLVLESESSQWWGPMAIAVIFGLAFATLLTLVVVPTMYELLDSLVERMRTKTSEPVEQVVDSN
- a CDS encoding peptidylprolyl isomerase, translated to MNKAKEGDKVRVHYTGKLDDGTVFDSSADREPLEFTIGEEQVIPGFEQAVIGMEPGETKTAAVSPDRAYGPYREEMIVEVDRSQFPDDLEPEVDQRLQMRRADGHSIVVRVADVSAESVLLDANHPLAGKDLIFDIELVEIG
- a CDS encoding efflux RND transporter periplasmic adaptor subunit encodes the protein MQMFKKQLIPGIVIIFLIALVAALFLLPGATRSIEQPPEERVADVRVMELNPDDLLDVIDLPATVEPFVSTEVPAEVSGRIDWIGPAEGSIISKGAPIIRIDQRTYQAELNEARASYDLAMNNHKRMQRLYEEGIVSKDKMDEFKTSVATSVARLDMAKVQLEKASINSPIAGVLNDVYFDVGEYVRQGDKVAEIVVIDPVKVLVRIPEKDIPYIKKDERVDVVFKMNGLEDRRGTINYLSVVGNAATRTYDVEITVPNPSHEILPSMIARVRVVKQHIPNAITVPLFSVIPRGDYKAVFVENDGRAEERQVELGILAGNSVQILSGLQPHERLIVEGHRELTDGEKIRVVGVAEEVS